One genomic segment of Odocoileus virginianus isolate 20LAN1187 ecotype Illinois chromosome 33, Ovbor_1.2, whole genome shotgun sequence includes these proteins:
- the BUD23 gene encoding 18S rRNA (guanine-N(7))-methyltransferase isoform X2: MIDVQTKMAERAVELLCVPEDKPCYVLDIGCGTGLSGDYLSDEGHYWVGIDISPAMLDEALDRDTQGDVILGDMGQGIPFKPGTFDACISISAVQWLCNANKKSDVPAKRLYCFFSSLYSVLVRGGRAVLQLYPENSEQLELITTQATRAGFTGGVVVDYPNSAKAKKFYLCLFSGPSTSIPEGLSEDTEEEKPAKSTFTAERVPYRIARRGVVRKSREWVLEKKARRRRQGKEVRPDTQYTGRKRKPRF, translated from the exons ATGATTGATGTCCAAACCAAGATGGCTGAGCGGGCGGTGGAGCTCCTTTGTGTGCCTGAGGATAAGCCCTGTTATGTGTTGGATATTGG CTGCGGCACTGGGCTGAGTGGTGATTACCTCTCAGACGAGGGGCACTACTGGGTGGGCATTGACATCAGCCCTGCCATGCTGG ATGAGGCTTTGGACCGAGACACGCAGGGAGATGTGATTCTGGGGGACATGGGTCAGGGCATACCCTTCAAACCAGGCACCTTTGATGCTTGTATCAG CATTTCTGCAGTGCAGTGGCTCTGTAATGCTAACAAGAAGTCTGACGTTCCTGCTAAGCGCCTGTACTGCTTCTTCTCGTCCCTCTACTCTGTTCTG GTTCGTGGAGGCCGAGCTGTCCTCCAGTTGTACCCCGAGAACTCAGAGCAG TTGGAGCTGATCACCACCCAGGCCACCAGGGCCGGCTTCACTGGCGGTGTGGTGGTGGACTACCCCAACAGCGCCAAAGCCAAGAA GTTCTACCTGTGTTTGTTTTCTGGACCTTCGACCTCTATACCAGAG GGCCTGAGCGAAGATACCGAGGAAGAGAAGCCCGCCAAGTCCACGTTCACAGCTGAGAG GGTCCCGTACAGGATAGCAAGACGGGGGGTGGTGAGGAAGAGCCGAGAATGGGTCCTGGAGAAGAAGGCACGCCGCCGGCGGCAGGGCAA GGAGGTCCGCCCTGACACCCAGTACACTGGCCGCAAGCGCAAGCCCCGCTTCTGA
- the STX1A gene encoding syntaxin-1A isoform X1 — MKDRTQELRTAKDSDDDDDVTVTVDRDRFMDEFFEQVEEIRSFIDKISENVEEVKRKHSAILASPNPDEKTKEELEELMSDIKKTANKVRSKLKSIEQSIEQEEGLNRSSADLRIRKTQHSTLSRKFVEVMSEYNATQSDYRERCKGRIQRQLEITGRTTTSEELEDMLESGNPAIFASGIIMDSSISKQALSEIETRHSEIIKLENSIRELHDMFMDMAMLVESQGEMIDRIEYNVEHSVDYVERAVSDTKKAVKYQSKARRKKIMIVICCVVLGIVIASTFGGIFG; from the exons GCCAAGGACAGCGACGATGATGACGACGTCACTGTCACAGTGGACCGAGACCGCTTCATGGATGAGTTCTTCGAGCAG GTAGAGGAGATCCGAAGCTTCATTGACAAGATCTCGGAGAACGTGGAGGAGGTGAAGCGCAAACACAGCGCCATCCTGGCCTCCCCCAACCCTGACGAga AGACAaaggaggagctggaggaacTCATGTCCGACATAAAGAAGACAGCAAACAAAGTCCGTTCCAAGTTAAAGA GCATCGAGCAGAGCATCGAGCAGGAGGAAGGCCTGAACCGCTCCTCCGCAGACCTGAGGATCCGAAAGACACAG CACTCCACACTGTCCCGGAAGTTCGTGGAGGTGATGTCCGAGTACAACGCCACGCAGTCTGACTACCGCGAGCGCTGCAAGGGCCGCATCCAGAGGCAGCTGGAGATCA CCGGCCGGACCACGACCAGCGAGGAGCTGGAGGACATGCTGGAGAGTGGGAACCCCGCCATCTTTGCCTCCGGG ATCATCATGGACTCCAGCATCTCGAAGCAGGCCCTGAGTGAGATTGAGACCCGCCACAGCGAGATCATCAAGCTGGAGAACAGCATCCGGGAGCTGCACGACATGTTCATGGACATGGCCATGCTCGTGGAGAGCCAG GGGGAGATGATTGACAGGATTGAGTACAACGTGGAACATTCGGTGGACTACGTGGAGAGGGCAGTGTCTGACACCAAGAAGGCCGTCAAGTACCAGAGCAAGGCGCGCCGG AAGAAGATCATGATCGTCATCTGCTGTGTGGTCCTGGGCATTGTGATCGCCTCTACCTTTGGGGGCATCTTCGGATAG
- the VPS37D gene encoding vacuolar protein sorting-associated protein 37D, which produces MYRARAARAGPEPGSPGRFGILSTGQLRDLLQDEPKLDRIVRLSRKFQGLQLEREACLASNYALAKENLALRPRLEMGRTALAIKYQELREVAESCADKLQRLEESMHRWSPHCALGWLQAELEEAEQEAEEQMEQLLLGEQSLEAFLPAFQRGRALAHLRRTQAEKLQELLRRRERSGQPAPTAATEPPKSFPAAAVLPTGAARGPPAVPRSLPPLDSRPVPPLKGSPGCPLGPAPLLSPRPSQPEPPHR; this is translated from the exons ATGTACCGGGCCCGGGCGGCGCGGGCGGGGCCGGAGCCCGGCAGCCCGGGGCGCTTTGGGATCCTCAGCACCGGGCAGCTCCGGGACCTGCTTCAGGATGAGCCCAAGCTGGACCGGATCGTGCGGCTCAGCAGGAAG TTCCAAGGCCTGCAGCTGGAGCGCGAGGCATGCCTGGCTTCTAACTACGCGCTAGCCAAGGAGAATCTGGCGCTGCGTCCCCGCCTGGAGATGGGCCGCACTGCCCTGGCCATCAAGTACCAGGAGCTCCGGGAGGTGGCCGAGAGCTGTGCAGACAAGCTGCAGCGCCTGG AGGAGAGCATGCACCGCTGGAGCCCCCACTGCGCGCTGGGCTGGCTGCaggctgagctggaagaagctgAGCAGGAGGCTGAG GAGCAGATGGAGCAGCTGCTGCTGGGGGAGCAGAGCCTGGAGGCCTTCCTGCCCGCCTTCCAGCGAGGCCGGGCCCTGGCCCACCTGAGGCGGACCCAGGCGGagaagctgcaggagctgctgcgGCGCCGGGAGCGGTCGGGGCAGCCGGCCCCCACGGCTGCCACAGAGCCCCCCAAGTCCTTCCCCGCTGCTGCAGTCCTGCCCACTGGGGCTGCCCGGGGGCCGCCGGCAGTGCCCCGGAGCTTGCCCCCCTTGGACTCCCGCCCAGTGCCCCCACTGAAGGGCTCCCCCGGGTGCCCCCTGGGCCCAGCCCCTCTGCTGAGCCCTCGGCCCTCGCAGCCAGAGCCCCCCCACCGGTAG
- the BUD23 gene encoding 18S rRNA (guanine-N(7))-methyltransferase isoform X1: protein MAFRGRRPELRGPPEVYYDKNEARKYVRNSRMIDVQTKMAERAVELLCVPEDKPCYVLDIGCGTGLSGDYLSDEGHYWVGIDISPAMLDEALDRDTQGDVILGDMGQGIPFKPGTFDACISISAVQWLCNANKKSDVPAKRLYCFFSSLYSVLVRGGRAVLQLYPENSEQLELITTQATRAGFTGGVVVDYPNSAKAKKFYLCLFSGPSTSIPEGLSEDTEEEKPAKSTFTAERVPYRIARRGVVRKSREWVLEKKARRRRQGKEVRPDTQYTGRKRKPRF from the exons ATGGCTTTTCGCGGTCGGAGACCTGAGCTCCGCGGGCCTCCGGAGGTG TATTACGACAAGAATGAAGCCCGGAAATACGTGCGCAA CTCGAGGATGATTGATGTCCAAACCAAGATGGCTGAGCGGGCGGTGGAGCTCCTTTGTGTGCCTGAGGATAAGCCCTGTTATGTGTTGGATATTGG CTGCGGCACTGGGCTGAGTGGTGATTACCTCTCAGACGAGGGGCACTACTGGGTGGGCATTGACATCAGCCCTGCCATGCTGG ATGAGGCTTTGGACCGAGACACGCAGGGAGATGTGATTCTGGGGGACATGGGTCAGGGCATACCCTTCAAACCAGGCACCTTTGATGCTTGTATCAG CATTTCTGCAGTGCAGTGGCTCTGTAATGCTAACAAGAAGTCTGACGTTCCTGCTAAGCGCCTGTACTGCTTCTTCTCGTCCCTCTACTCTGTTCTG GTTCGTGGAGGCCGAGCTGTCCTCCAGTTGTACCCCGAGAACTCAGAGCAG TTGGAGCTGATCACCACCCAGGCCACCAGGGCCGGCTTCACTGGCGGTGTGGTGGTGGACTACCCCAACAGCGCCAAAGCCAAGAA GTTCTACCTGTGTTTGTTTTCTGGACCTTCGACCTCTATACCAGAG GGCCTGAGCGAAGATACCGAGGAAGAGAAGCCCGCCAAGTCCACGTTCACAGCTGAGAG GGTCCCGTACAGGATAGCAAGACGGGGGGTGGTGAGGAAGAGCCGAGAATGGGTCCTGGAGAAGAAGGCACGCCGCCGGCGGCAGGGCAA GGAGGTCCGCCCTGACACCCAGTACACTGGCCGCAAGCGCAAGCCCCGCTTCTGA
- the DNAJC30 gene encoding dnaJ homolog subfamily C member 30, mitochondrial has protein sequence MAARRDLRWSRLLLWRLWQPRGVPQNPRSGLGPEVRTYTRSDGPYSRTALYDLLGVSPTATQAQIKAAYYRQSFLYHPDRNSGSAEAAERFTRISQAYVVLGSTTLRRKYDRGLLSDEDLRGPGVRPSKTPAADPEKPRTPPPGPRAHGRGPASPGAKRTMFDFDAFYQAHYGEQLERERRLRARREAFRKMQEDRAKKGLRWDETRDLAFVLVLLTVFLIVSSRI, from the coding sequence ATGGCAGCCCGGCGCGACCTAAGGTGGTCGCGACTGTTACTGTGGAGATTGTGGCAGCCCCGGGGGGTTCCACAAAACCCGAGATCGGGCCTGGGCCCAGAAGTGAGGACTTACACCCGGAGCGACGGCCCGTACTCGCGCACGGCGCTCTATGATCTGCTCGGCGTTTCTCCCACGGCCACGCAGGCGCAAATCAAGGCGGCTTACTACCGGCAGAGCTTCCTCTACCATCCGGACCGCAATTCGGGGAGCGCTGAGGCTGCCGAGCGCTTCACGCGCATCTCCCAGGCTTACGTGGTGCTGGGCAGTACCACCTTGCGTCGCAAGTATGACCGCGGCCTGCTGAGCGACGAGGACCTGCGCGGTCCGGGCGTCCGGCCTTCCAAGACGCCCGCTGCCGACCCCGAGAAGCCCCGTACCCCTCCGCCCGGCCCTCGGGCCCACGGCCGCGGTCCGGCCTCGCCGGGAGCCAAGCGCACCATGTTCGACTTTGACGCCTTCTACCAGGCGCACTACGGTGAGCAGCTGGAGCGCGAACGGCGCCTGAGGGCGCGCCGGGAGGCCTTCCGCAAGATGCAGGAGGACCGGGCCAAGAAGGGCTTACGCTGGGACGAGACCCGAGACTTGGCTTTCGTTCTCGTTCTGCTCACCGTTTTCCTCATCGTGAGCTCTCGTATTTAA
- the STX1A gene encoding syntaxin-1A isoform X2, whose translation MMTTSLSQWTETASWMSSSSRAPGLGPQVEEIRSFIDKISENVEEVKRKHSAILASPNPDEKTKEELEELMSDIKKTANKVRSKLKSIEQSIEQEEGLNRSSADLRIRKTQHSTLSRKFVEVMSEYNATQSDYRERCKGRIQRQLEITGRTTTSEELEDMLESGNPAIFASGIIMDSSISKQALSEIETRHSEIIKLENSIRELHDMFMDMAMLVESQGEMIDRIEYNVEHSVDYVERAVSDTKKAVKYQSKARRKKIMIVICCVVLGIVIASTFGGIFG comes from the exons ATGATGACGACGTCACTGTCACAGTGGACCGAGACCGCTTCATGGATGAGTTCTTCGAGCAG AGCACCTGGCCTTGGCCCACAGGTAGAGGAGATCCGAAGCTTCATTGACAAGATCTCGGAGAACGTGGAGGAGGTGAAGCGCAAACACAGCGCCATCCTGGCCTCCCCCAACCCTGACGAga AGACAaaggaggagctggaggaacTCATGTCCGACATAAAGAAGACAGCAAACAAAGTCCGTTCCAAGTTAAAGA GCATCGAGCAGAGCATCGAGCAGGAGGAAGGCCTGAACCGCTCCTCCGCAGACCTGAGGATCCGAAAGACACAG CACTCCACACTGTCCCGGAAGTTCGTGGAGGTGATGTCCGAGTACAACGCCACGCAGTCTGACTACCGCGAGCGCTGCAAGGGCCGCATCCAGAGGCAGCTGGAGATCA CCGGCCGGACCACGACCAGCGAGGAGCTGGAGGACATGCTGGAGAGTGGGAACCCCGCCATCTTTGCCTCCGGG ATCATCATGGACTCCAGCATCTCGAAGCAGGCCCTGAGTGAGATTGAGACCCGCCACAGCGAGATCATCAAGCTGGAGAACAGCATCCGGGAGCTGCACGACATGTTCATGGACATGGCCATGCTCGTGGAGAGCCAG GGGGAGATGATTGACAGGATTGAGTACAACGTGGAACATTCGGTGGACTACGTGGAGAGGGCAGTGTCTGACACCAAGAAGGCCGTCAAGTACCAGAGCAAGGCGCGCCGG AAGAAGATCATGATCGTCATCTGCTGTGTGGTCCTGGGCATTGTGATCGCCTCTACCTTTGGGGGCATCTTCGGATAG